The following coding sequences lie in one Candidatus Margulisiibacteriota bacterium genomic window:
- the sixA gene encoding phosphohistidine phosphatase SixA, producing the protein MKAFLLRHGIAEDGADDFNRNLSLEGRQEIKKLARFVNHHFKLTVVEIIHSGLIRAKQTADIFAEEIKPVKGVYEGRALDPMADPNVWAKKLSGSGHDIMLVGHNPHLTRLAAILTSKNDEQEIIKIKKGSLICLQPNNDDGWSILWTLYPGLIK; encoded by the coding sequence ATGAAAGCTTTTTTATTACGTCACGGTATTGCGGAGGATGGAGCTGATGATTTTAACCGGAATTTAAGTCTGGAAGGCAGACAGGAAATAAAAAAATTAGCCAGATTTGTAAATCATCATTTTAAACTGACTGTAGTGGAAATAATACACAGCGGGCTGATCAGGGCCAAACAGACCGCTGATATTTTTGCGGAAGAAATAAAGCCTGTTAAAGGGGTATATGAAGGCAGAGCTCTGGACCCTATGGCCGACCCGAATGTCTGGGCAAAGAAATTATCCGGCAGCGGCCATGATATTATGCTCGTGGGACATAATCCCCATCTCACCAGGCTGGCAGCAATTTTGACAAGTAAAAACGACGAGCAGGAAATAATCAAAATAAAAAAAGGTTCATTAATCTGTCTGCAGCCGAATAATGATGACGGTTGGTCAATATTATGGACATTATATCCCGGATTGATAAAGTAA